The sequence AGCAATGTTCCTGCGCTGGCCGCGATTGGAACCGAAGAGCAAGCGGAGGTGAGGCAACTAGTCGCGGCCTAAAAAGTTAGAATGAATCCCTCACCAATTAGGTTACGCTACGCAATTTCCCCGGACATCGGGGCACGGCCGACCAGAGAGACGGGGGCTTATCCACCGAACTTCGCTGCGAAGTTCGGTGGATAAGTTCTTCGGGACCTTGGACCCAGGGGGCTCGGGAGGTCCCGTCGGAAAATAGGTCCAAAGGCCTAAATCCAGGTAGGTCCAAAAAAAGGGAAGGACTGCCCTAATGGCCCCTGCCGCTTTACGCCTTCCGGCTATTCTTAAGAGGTCGCGGCCATACGATGGCGGCGCAGAAATACGGGCAAGAGAGGAATAGAAATGGCAAAAAGAAAGATCAGTGTCGTCATCGCCGATGACCAGACCCTCTTTCGAGAGGGGATCAAGGATCTTCTCGAGAACGAGAAAGCGCTTGAGGTGGTCGGAGAGGCTGCGGACGGGCAGGAGGCGATCAAGGTGGTCAAGAAGCTGCGGCCAAACGTCATCCTGCTGGACATCAAGCTGCCCCACATGGACGGGATCGAGGCGACGCGCATGATTCACCGGGAATGCCCCAACACCAACGTGCTGATCTTATCCTCCTATGAGGATGAGTCCCACGTGATGGAGGCGATACAGGCCGGAGCCAACGGCTACCTGTCCAAGATGCTGCCGGCCTCTGAGCTTGTCAACGCGCTCAAGGCTTTCGCCAACGAGGGCGTCATGATCCCCCAGCCGGTGATGAGCAAGCTCATAGATGGCCTGCGCCAGATGGGCAGCGCCTCGGCCGAGGCCTCGCTCGTGGCCCTGACCAAGACGGAGATCAAGGTCCTGGCCCTCCTGGGGAAAGGCCAGTCCAACAAGGAGATAGCGGCCAAGCTCGACTGCAGCGTCAAGACCGTCAAGAACCACCTGAACAGCATGTTCCAGAAGCTGGGCGTGTCCAATCGCACCGAGGCCGTGGTCAAGGGAATAGACCTGGGCCTCATCTCGGCCGAAAAAGCCGACTAGCACCCGGCAGCAGCGCCGCGCTGAGTTGGGCTGGGACGGAAATTCTCTGCGTTAAAAATCACTTATTGCCCGGCGGCTCGATTCCCGCCCGGATATGGGCGATTGCCTCCTCGGCGTAGACCCGGACCCGGCTGTTGGGGCTTTTGAGGGCCTTGGCGAGCGTGTCCAAGGCCCTGAAGTCCTCGAGTTCCCCTAGAAGGTGGATGGCGGCGAGATTAATGCGCTCATCGGGGTCCGAGCTCATCTCGCAGAGCCAGGGCACGACCTCCGCGGCCATGGGGGCGTACTCGGAAAGGGCGCGCATGGCCGAGAGCCGGCCCCAATAGCTTCTTGGAGGCAGGCAGGCCTTGTGGAGTGTTTGTAGAAGTCCGGGGGCTCTGGTGAGTGCCAGGCCCTGAAGCGCTCCCGAGGACAGGATCCCGCGGTAGCTGTCCTTGCCCAGATTCCTCTTGAGTGTCCCCGAGAAACGCTTGTCCTGCAGGGCCCCCAGGGCCCGGCAGGCGGCGGAGCGCACATGAAGACTGGCGTCCGCACTCGATAGGGAGAGGAATATTTTGGCGTTCTCCGGCCTCTTGTAGGCTCCCAAGGCATCTACCGCCGCGCGCCGCATTTTCGGATGCTCGAGCTTTAGCAGGCCCTTGAGGGCCGCGAATGCCTTCTCGCTTTCGATCGAGCCCAAGGCCCGGATCATCTCAGTGCCGGCTCCCCAGAAGGATTCCCGGCGCGCCGCCTTTTCAAGGAGGCTCACGGAGCCCTCGCCCCGCCAACGCGCCACGTCCCGGGCGGCCTCGAGCCGGCTCTGGGCTCGAGGCGCTTCCAGGAGTTGGTGGCGCCAGTGCGCCTGGGGTTTCTGGAAGTCCAGCTTCTTGAGGATCCTGTGCTCGGGGTCGAACTCCGCGTTGACGGGCGGTGCGGGCAGTCGGTATTGGAAGTGATGCTCCTTATCTGAGACGACTTCCGTGAAGGTCTTCACCCAGCCCCGCCCCGTGAATCGGATATCGACTGGAACCTTGAACAGCGGAGATTCTTCCGAGACGGGCTGGGTCTGCAGTATCCAGAGGCCCCCCTTCTTGGAACCAGGATCCCATGTGTATTGGACGCGAAAACGCGGGTAGCCGCTTTTGAACACCCATTGGTCGAAAAAGGAGCGCAAATTCCTGCCGGAAATTTCCTCCACGGCTTGGATGAGGTCGCTCGTCTCCACGCTCCGGTCGCGGAAGCACGTGAGGTAATGGTTGACGGCCTTCCACCATAGGTCGTCGCCCAACTCGTGGCGGAGCATGTGCAGGATCCAGGAGCCTTTCTCGTAGGTGTGGCGATCGAATAGGATCCAGGGGTACTTGAAGGTGGAGCAGACGATGGGGCGGCGGTAGCGCCGGGCGTCCTCGTCGAAGTAAATCCGCTTGTTCTGATGGAGTTCGTAGTCCGCCATGTCCCGGCCCTTGTCGTGCTCCTGGAAGAGCACCTCGAAGTAGGTGGCAAATCCCTCGTTGAGCCATGCGTGGGACCAATCCCTGCATGTGACCAGGTCCCCGAACCACTGGTGCGCGAGCTCATGGGCCATCAAGGTGTCCATGTCGTTGTCGAGGGCGGCGACCTCATCGACAAGCACCGCGTCGGTCTGGGTGGTGGCGGTGGTGTGCTCCATGCCCCCGGGGTACTCGGCGACCGCCACTTGGGCGTATTTCTCGTAGGGGTAACGGATTCCCGTCATCTTCGAGAAAAACTCCATGGCCTTGGGGGTTTTCCCCAGGCCCCGCCGGGCATCCCGTTCCCGGCCCTTCTCGCAGTAATAGGTGACGGGGATGTCCTCCCAGCGCTCCTCTATCTCGGCGAATTTTCCGGCCGCGAGACTTATGAGGTAGAGGGAGTGCGGCTGGAGCATTTTCCAGTGGTAGCTGATTTTTTTTCCCCGCGTCACGGTTTCGGCCAAGGTTCCGTTCGAGACGGCGCGGAAGCCCTCCGGCACCGTGATCTTGAGCTCGGAGGTGGCCTTCTCGTGAGGGCTGTCGTGGCAGGGGAACCAATACCGGGCGTCCTCTGGCTGGCTCTGGCTCCAGACTTGGACGGGGTTCTTAGGGTTGTGCGGGCCGGGATAGACGAAGTGGAGCCCGGCCTTGGGACGGACGACCCGGTAGCGGACCACGGCCTCTGCCTCCTGGCCCGCGCTCAAGGGGCGCGGGAGGGGCAGGACGAGCTTTTCCTTCTCCCGGCGGATTTTCACGGGCCTGCCGTCCACTGCGGCCGAGGAGACGGAGAGGTCCACCGCGTCGAATTCCAGGGAGCGGACTCCGTCCCTGTAGGCTTTGACCCGAGTCGCGCACAGCCCGGCCGCCGAGCGCGCGGCGAAGTCTATTTCGAGCTCCAGGCGCACGTGGAGAGTGTCGAAAGATCTGTCTGGCGCGTAGCGGGGGGTCTTGCCCAGCAAGGTCGCCTTCAGATTCGGCCCGCTCCCTCCGGAATGGTAGCGGGAGCAGCGCAGGAATTCCATGCTCAAGCGGCCACGGCCTCCCGCGCCTTGGACGCGGCTTCCTTGATTATCATCATGGCGATCTCATTTCTCTGGATTTGGTTGGTGCCCTCGTAGATCTGAGTGATCTTGGCGTCGCGCATGAATTTCTCAACGGGGAAGTCCCTCATGTAGCCGATGCCGCCGCACATTTGGACGCAGTCGGTCGTAACCTTCATGGCGGTGTCGGAGCAGAGCACCTTGCACATGGCGGACTCCTTGGTCCAGCGCTTGACCTCCAAGGCGTTCATCTCGTCGAACACGATGGTTCCCCCCTCCAGGGCCTTCACGATGGCGGGCTTCAAGGCTTTATCCATGGCGCGGGCCGTGCTGTAGAGAAGGGCCCGGGAGGCTTCGATCGAGGTCGCGCAATCGGCCAGCATGTGCTGTATGGCCTGGAAGCTCGCGATGGTCTGTCCGAATTGCTTGCGCACACGGATGTAGGCCAAGGTCTCGTCCAGGGCCCCTTGGGCCAAGCCCAAGGCCTGGGAGGCGACCCCCGGGCGGGACATGTCGAAGGTGTTCTGAGCGACGAAGAGCCCGTAGCCTTCCCTATAAAGGAGGTTCTCCTTGGGGATCCGGCAGTTGTTGAAGACGAGCTCATAGGTCGGTGAGGCGCGGATGCCCATCTTGGTCTCCTTCTTGCCGAAGGTGAACCCGGGGGTTCCTTTCTCGACCACGAAGGCGGAAATGCCCCTGGCCCCCCGGGCGGGGTTGGTCGAGGCGAACAAAGTGTAGATTTCGGCGGCGTGGCCGCTGGAGCAGAAGTTCTTGATGCCGTTGAGGACGTAGTGGCTTCCATCGAGGCGTGCCGTGCATTTGGTGGCCGTGGCGTCTGACCCGGCAGAGGGCTCGGTGATGGTGAAGGCCCCGAGTCTTTTGCCGGAGGCGATGTCGGTGAGCCATTTCTTCCTCTGACCAGGATTGCCGAACAAAAGGATCGGGATGGCGCATAGTCCCGAGGCGGCCACGGCCAGCGCGATCCCCGCGCAGGCGCGTGAGAGCTGCTCGGTCACCAAGACGAGCTCCAAGGTCCCCCCTCCCAGCCCCCCGTAGGCCTCGGGGAGGTACACCCCGAAAAGGTCGGCCTTGCGGATTTCCTCGACCACTGGCCAGGGGAACTCCTCCTCGGTGGCGTCGTAATGCTCGCGGACGGGCTTTACCTTCTGCTGGGCGATTTGATAGGCCAGGCCGATGATATCTCTTTGCGATTCCGTCAAGTCGTAGTCCATTTTAATTCTCCCCCAAATGCATCTGTTCCAAAGCGTTGCACGCGGCAGACTGCTCCGCGTCCTTCTTGCTTTTCCCCGAGCCTCTTCCCAATATTCTCTTGCCCATGTGGACCACGATCTGGAACGTCTTGTCGTGATCCGGGCCGACGGCATGGATCATCTCGTACGAAGGCGGCACCTTATGCTTCTTCTGGAGGACTTCCTGCAGGCGGCTTTTGTAGTCTGTTTCCTTGAGGTGGGCATGCCGCCCAGCGCACCACTGGCGTATGAAGCGGGCCACGGCCTGGTAGCCTCCGTCCAGATAAAGCGCCCCGATGATGGCCTCGATGGCGTTGGCCAGGAGGCTCTGCCTGGCCCTGCCTCCGGAGCTTTCCTCCCCTATCCCTAAATAGAGGTAGGCTCCGAGGTTGAGGTCCGCGGCCCAATGGGCCAGGCTTGGCCGGGAGACCAGCTGCGACTTTTTCTTGGAAAGTCGGCCCTCATCCTCCAGCGGATAGTCATCGTAAAGCTGATGAGCCACGACGGCCGCCAGAATGCTGTCTCCCAAGAACTCGAGGCGCTCATTGCAGACTCCGGACTGGGTCTCGGAAGCGTAGGATTTATGGGACAGGGCTTCCTTGAGCAATTCCGGATTCCTGAAATGATGGCCTAGGACCTCCTCTAGAGGCTTGTGCACATTTGCGTCCGCCCGTGGGGTCTATTTTTTTGCGTGCGCCTGGATGTAATCGATGGCCTGGCCCACGGTCTGGATTTTTTCGGCCTGCTCATCGGGGATTTCGGTGTCGAACTCCTCCTCGAGAGCCATCACGAGCTCCACGGTGTCGAGGGAGTCGGCCCCCAGGTCGTTGACGAAATGGGCTTGGGGAGTCACTTCGGCAGCGTCCACACCCAGCTGCTCCACGATGATTTGCTTTACCCGATCTGCGACGTTGGTGTCCGCCATGTCCTTGTCCTCCTTGTCTCTCTATTTGCCCCAGCGCGTCACATGTACCCGCCGCCGTTGACGTTGAGCACGTGGCCAGTCACGTAAGACGACTCCTCGCACGACAGGAAAAGCACGGCGCGGGCGACGTCTATGGGCTCTCCCATTCTGCCCAGAAGAATTTTGTTCATGAGCTTGGCTTTCTCGGCCTCCGGGATGACCTCGGTAAGCCGCGTCTTGATGAATCCCGGGGCCACGGCGTTGACCAGGATGTTGCGCGAGGCGAACTCCCTGGCGCAGGATTTGGTCATGGCGATGAGGCCGCCTTTGGAGGCCGAATAATTGGCCTGGCCGCCGTTTCCTTCCTCCCCGACGATCGAGGCGATGTTCACGATCCGGCCCGAGTGCGCCTTGAGCATCGGGCGGAGCGCGGCCTTGGTGAAGTTGAAGGCCCCCTTGAGGTTGACGTCGAGGACCAGGTCCCAATCGGCCTCCGACATTCTGAGAACCAGGTTGTCGCGCGTGATGCCGGCATTGTTGACCAATATATCAATTTTCCCCAATTTATCCAAGGCGGCCTTGACGACGGCCTCGCAATCCTCGTGGCGGGTGACGTCGGCCTTGAGGCCGAGGGTTCTGGCGCCCGAAGCCTCAAGCTTCTTGGCCGATTGTTCGACCGCGGCGAAATCGATGTCGACCATCACGACGCTAGCGCCTTCCCGGCAGAAAAGATCGGAAATGGCCAGACCAATGCCCTGCGCCGCTCCAGTGACGATGGCGACCTTCCCCGTGAGCCGTCGGACGGACGGGGCTTGAGTTTGAACGGCTGTTTCTGGACTCATAGCTCTCTCCTTGCGGACTGTTGCGGCGTGAAGCGCGCCGACGGCACCATCATAACTCATTTTCGGCGCCGCCGCGAGAGGCTTGACCCCGCTACTTCTGATCTCCCGAAGAGTCTTGGCCCTTGGACTTTTTCTGCTTGGGGGCCACGGCTATCTGCCCGCCGTAGCTGCCGCAGTGAGGGCAGACCGTATGAGGCCTCCTCAGCTTCCCGCAGGCCGGGTTGGAGCAGGGTGCGAGCGCGGGGCGCTCCAGCTTCCAGTTCTGCGAGCGGCGGCTGTCACGGCGGGAACGCGTGTGCTTCCTTTTTGGATTGGGCATATCAGGGCTCCTTGAAAAACTTTGATAATTTTAGCATTTATGGGAGAGGGCAACCGCAAGGGGTTGCGTTATTATTGGCCCCGCATCTGAGGCAGAGTCCGCGGCAGTCGGGTCTGCAGCAGGACTTCAGGGGCAGGGCCAAGACCAAAGCCTGGCGCACATCCTCGGCCGCGTCCAGGATGGTCTCCGAGGCCGGGCAGGAGCCCTCTATTTTCGCGGTATAAGGGAAAGTCTGCCAAGCCAGGCATCGGCAGCACTCCAACTCCCACCGGCCTGCAACGAAACCGCGGTAGAGCAATACCTCGCCTTTCACGTGAAAGGCGAGGTCGACGTGAAGGGGAGCATCGAGCTTTGCCTGGCCCTCCAGGACGTCCTGGAACATTTCAGGCTCCAGGTCCGTCTTCAACTCCCAGCGCCCCTGGGGCGTGAGACTCCTGATGTCGTATCTAGAGATATCCATCGCGGCTGAAACCCAAGGTTTCCCTCACGAAGTAGGCGGGTTTGTCCTTGATGTCGAAGTAAACCCGCACCAGGATCTCGGCCAAAAGCCCCAAGAGGATCAGCTGTATGCCGATGAGGGCGAAGAAGATCGAGATCTGGAAGAGGGGCTGATCTTTCACGTAGATGCCCCTAAAAAACTTGTTGTACAGAGTGACCCCGGCCAGGGCCGAGCCCAGCAATCCCATGAGCAGGCCTCCCCCTCCGAAAAGGTAGATGGGCTTGGCCATGTAGACGTCCATGAACTTAACGGTGAGCAGGTCGAGGAGCACCTTGAACGTTCGGGAAATCCCATATTTTGAGGAGCCCTTGAGACGCGGCCTGTGGTTGACCGGGATCTCTGCGATCCGCGCGCCCAAGAAGCCGGTGAAGGCCGGCACGAAGCGGTGCATCTCGCCGTAGAGGCGCAGGGGCTTCAAGTACTCGGCCCGGTAGAGCTTGAGGGTGCAGCCGTAGTCGTGGAGATGAATTCCCGTCACCATGGAGATAAAGCCGTTGGCGACTTGGGAGGGCAGGCGTCGGGACAGCCAGGGGTCCTTGCGGTCCTTGCGCCAGCCGCTCACCACGTCGAAGCCTTCCTCGAGCTTGGCGAGCATTTTCTTGAGCTCGCGCGGGTCGTTCTGCCCGTCGCCGTCGAGGCAGGCGATGAGCCTGCCCCGGCTGTATTTGATTCCGGCGGAGAGTGCCGCGGTCTGGCCCGCGTTGCGGCCCAGTTTCACGGCCTTGAAGCGGGGGTGGCGCGCCAGGAGATTCTTGATCTGGGAGTAGGTGTCATCGGTCGAGCCGTCGTCGATGAAGAGCACCTCGTGCTCGAGCTGTAATTCCGCGAGAGCCTGGGAGAGCTCTTCCCCCACTCCGGGAATGTTTTCCCCCTCGTTATAGACGGGGACCAGTACGCTCAGCGCGACCGTTTCTGGCACTTATTTCGTAACGAGCATTTATCGCGAGAGGGCTGGCGCGCGGACCGCCATGTTCTTGACGATCTCGGCCCCGAACTCCGAGGTCTTGAGCTTCTTGGCCCCCTGCATCTGCCGCTCGAGGTCGTAGGTCACCGTCTTGTTCTGGATGGTCTTCTCCAAGGCCGCGACGATGAGGTCGG is a genomic window of Elusimicrobiota bacterium containing:
- a CDS encoding response regulator transcription factor, producing MAKRKISVVIADDQTLFREGIKDLLENEKALEVVGEAADGQEAIKVVKKLRPNVILLDIKLPHMDGIEATRMIHRECPNTNVLILSSYEDESHVMEAIQAGANGYLSKMLPASELVNALKAFANEGVMIPQPVMSKLIDGLRQMGSASAEASLVALTKTEIKVLALLGKGQSNKEIAAKLDCSVKTVKNHLNSMFQKLGVSNRTEAVVKGIDLGLISAEKAD
- a CDS encoding HEAT repeat domain-containing protein, coding for MSMEFLRCSRYHSGGSGPNLKATLLGKTPRYAPDRSFDTLHVRLELEIDFAARSAAGLCATRVKAYRDGVRSLEFDAVDLSVSSAAVDGRPVKIRREKEKLVLPLPRPLSAGQEAEAVVRYRVVRPKAGLHFVYPGPHNPKNPVQVWSQSQPEDARYWFPCHDSPHEKATSELKITVPEGFRAVSNGTLAETVTRGKKISYHWKMLQPHSLYLISLAAGKFAEIEERWEDIPVTYYCEKGRERDARRGLGKTPKAMEFFSKMTGIRYPYEKYAQVAVAEYPGGMEHTTATTQTDAVLVDEVAALDNDMDTLMAHELAHQWFGDLVTCRDWSHAWLNEGFATYFEVLFQEHDKGRDMADYELHQNKRIYFDEDARRYRRPIVCSTFKYPWILFDRHTYEKGSWILHMLRHELGDDLWWKAVNHYLTCFRDRSVETSDLIQAVEEISGRNLRSFFDQWVFKSGYPRFRVQYTWDPGSKKGGLWILQTQPVSEESPLFKVPVDIRFTGRGWVKTFTEVVSDKEHHFQYRLPAPPVNAEFDPEHRILKKLDFQKPQAHWRHQLLEAPRAQSRLEAARDVARWRGEGSVSLLEKAARRESFWGAGTEMIRALGSIESEKAFAALKGLLKLEHPKMRRAAVDALGAYKRPENAKIFLSLSSADASLHVRSAACRALGALQDKRFSGTLKRNLGKDSYRGILSSGALQGLALTRAPGLLQTLHKACLPPRSYWGRLSAMRALSEYAPMAAEVVPWLCEMSSDPDERINLAAIHLLGELEDFRALDTLAKALKSPNSRVRVYAEEAIAHIRAGIEPPGNK
- a CDS encoding acyl-CoA dehydrogenase family protein, encoding MDYDLTESQRDIIGLAYQIAQQKVKPVREHYDATEEEFPWPVVEEIRKADLFGVYLPEAYGGLGGGTLELVLVTEQLSRACAGIALAVAASGLCAIPILLFGNPGQRKKWLTDIASGKRLGAFTITEPSAGSDATATKCTARLDGSHYVLNGIKNFCSSGHAAEIYTLFASTNPARGARGISAFVVEKGTPGFTFGKKETKMGIRASPTYELVFNNCRIPKENLLYREGYGLFVAQNTFDMSRPGVASQALGLAQGALDETLAYIRVRKQFGQTIASFQAIQHMLADCATSIEASRALLYSTARAMDKALKPAIVKALEGGTIVFDEMNALEVKRWTKESAMCKVLCSDTAMKVTTDCVQMCGGIGYMRDFPVEKFMRDAKITQIYEGTNQIQRNEIAMMIIKEAASKAREAVAA
- the rnc gene encoding ribonuclease III, producing the protein MHKPLEEVLGHHFRNPELLKEALSHKSYASETQSGVCNERLEFLGDSILAAVVAHQLYDDYPLEDEGRLSKKKSQLVSRPSLAHWAADLNLGAYLYLGIGEESSGGRARQSLLANAIEAIIGALYLDGGYQAVARFIRQWCAGRHAHLKETDYKSRLQEVLQKKHKVPPSYEMIHAVGPDHDKTFQIVVHMGKRILGRGSGKSKKDAEQSAACNALEQMHLGEN
- the acpP gene encoding acyl carrier protein; the protein is MADTNVADRVKQIIVEQLGVDAAEVTPQAHFVNDLGADSLDTVELVMALEEEFDTEIPDEQAEKIQTVGQAIDYIQAHAKK
- the fabG gene encoding 3-oxoacyl-[acyl-carrier-protein] reductase, with product MSPETAVQTQAPSVRRLTGKVAIVTGAAQGIGLAISDLFCREGASVVMVDIDFAAVEQSAKKLEASGARTLGLKADVTRHEDCEAVVKAALDKLGKIDILVNNAGITRDNLVLRMSEADWDLVLDVNLKGAFNFTKAALRPMLKAHSGRIVNIASIVGEEGNGGQANYSASKGGLIAMTKSCAREFASRNILVNAVAPGFIKTRLTEVIPEAEKAKLMNKILLGRMGEPIDVARAVLFLSCEESSYVTGHVLNVNGGGYM
- the rpmF gene encoding 50S ribosomal protein L32, giving the protein MPNPKRKHTRSRRDSRRSQNWKLERPALAPCSNPACGKLRRPHTVCPHCGSYGGQIAVAPKQKKSKGQDSSGDQK
- a CDS encoding DUF177 domain-containing protein produces the protein MDISRYDIRSLTPQGRWELKTDLEPEMFQDVLEGQAKLDAPLHVDLAFHVKGEVLLYRGFVAGRWELECCRCLAWQTFPYTAKIEGSCPASETILDAAEDVRQALVLALPLKSCCRPDCRGLCLRCGANNNATPCGCPLP
- a CDS encoding glycosyltransferase family 2 protein, which translates into the protein MPETVALSVLVPVYNEGENIPGVGEELSQALAELQLEHEVLFIDDGSTDDTYSQIKNLLARHPRFKAVKLGRNAGQTAALSAGIKYSRGRLIACLDGDGQNDPRELKKMLAKLEEGFDVVSGWRKDRKDPWLSRRLPSQVANGFISMVTGIHLHDYGCTLKLYRAEYLKPLRLYGEMHRFVPAFTGFLGARIAEIPVNHRPRLKGSSKYGISRTFKVLLDLLTVKFMDVYMAKPIYLFGGGGLLMGLLGSALAGVTLYNKFFRGIYVKDQPLFQISIFFALIGIQLILLGLLAEILVRVYFDIKDKPAYFVRETLGFSRDGYL